A genomic segment from Brienomyrus brachyistius isolate T26 chromosome 9, BBRACH_0.4, whole genome shotgun sequence encodes:
- the aplp1 gene encoding amyloid beta precursor like protein 1, with amino-acid sequence MGHTVLSLLITILSHSIWKNAEALSMAEVNEPGPQAAEPQIAMFCGRQILHMNLESSQWEPDPQGRQGCFTEPSQILSYCQEMYPALQISRVEESLNPVTIPAWCKKGWGHCQTHPFIVMPYRCLVREFVSEALLVSDRCRFLRQEQMETCESSVYWHNIAKEACTADRLELHSYGMLMPCGDRFRGVEYVCCPGRASSSGIGEAAGDTLQLGYQTQAPLATTWISNRAKLSPPTPSPSTEAEVYDEDIKEEGGRVQEQEEEEEGVKDGEEYEYPIDPSAYQTSDYLDYFYYEKNGQASRWSPTTAPLRRGDSFPTPRPTDGVDVYFEMPSDDSEHANFMRAKLDLEERRMKSINEIMKEWAEADNQSRNLPRSDRQALNEHFQSVLQTLEEQVAGERQRLVETHLARVVATLNNNRRLALESYLTAVQSIPPQRDRVLQALKRYMAAEQKDRRHTLRHYRHIEAADPQKAEQMKFQVYTHLHVIEERMNQSLALLYKVPMLAEELHDEIQELVKSEKGDISELMTTSFSETHTTEELLPAESEEEKDDEEEEEKAFQNRPYPPHFDSQPINKKVSGMDEYDYTTAEKVPNYEYEEKVNSSVELKQVVYKSPGIQRDELQPDALETFNRGAMVGLLVVAVAIAMVMVISLLLVRRKPYGTISHGIVEQVDPMLSPEERQLSKMQNHGYENPTYKFFEQMN; translated from the exons ATGGGACATACTGTGTTATCTCTTTTAATTACAATACTGTCCCATTCCATTTGGAAAAACGCCGAG GCTCTATCCATGGCTGAGGTGAATGAACCAGGCCCCCAAGCAGCAGAACCGCAGATCGCAATGTTCTGTGGGCGCCAGATTCTGCACATGAACCTGGAAAGTAGCCAATGGGAGCCTGACCCCCAGGGAAGGCAGGGCTGCTTCACGGAGCCCAGCCAGATCCTGTCATACTGCCAGGAG ATGTATCCAGCTTTGCAAATTTCACGTGTGGAAGAGTCTTTAAACCCTGTGACTATTCCTGCCTGGTGTAAGAAAGGCTGGGGACACTGTCAAACTCATCCCTTCATTGTCATGCCCTACCGATGTCTAG TGAGAGAGTTTGTGAGTGAGGCTCTGCTGGTATCCGACCGCTGTCGATTCCTACGCCAGGAGCAGATGGAGACCTGCGAAAGCTCCGTGTACTGGCACAACATCGCCAAGGAG GCCTGCACAGCAGACAGGCTGGAGCTGCACAGCTATGGCATGCTCATGCCTTGTGGTGACCGCTTCCGTGGGGTGGAGTATGTCTGCTGTCCAGGGAGGGCCAGCTCCAGCGGGATTGGCGAGGCCGCAGGGGACACCCTACAGCTCGGCTACCAAACTCAGGCACCGCTAGCTACCACCTGGATCAGCAACAG GGCCAAACTGAGTCCTCCCACCCCTAGCCCTTCCACTGAGGCTGAAGTGTACGACGAGGACATCAAGGAAGAGGGTGGGCgggtgcaggagcaggaggaagaggaagaaggagtgaaagatggagaggaatatGAGTACCCCATTGACCCCAGTGCCTACCAGACCTCAGACTACTTGGACTACTTCTACTATGAAAAGAATGGCCAGGCCAGCCGATGGTCTCCCACAACTGCCCCCCTAAGGAGAGGAGACAGCT TTCCGACGCCACGGCCGACCGACGGGGTAGATGTGTATTTCGAGATGCCGAGTGATGACAGTGAGCATGCCAACTTTATGCGTGCCAAACTCGATCTGGAAGAAAGGAGAATGAAAAGCATCAATGAG ATCATGAAGGAGTGGGCTGAGGCTGACAATCAGTCCAGGAACCTGCCTAGGTCTGACCGCCAGGCCCTCAACGAG CATTTCCAGAGTGTTCTTCAGACCCTTGAGGAACAGGTAgctggagagagacagaggttgGTGGAGACACACCTAGCCAGGGTGGTGGCCACTCTAAACAACAACCGTCGGCTGGCTCTGGAGAGCTACCTGACCGCCGTGCAGAGCATCCCTCCCCAG CGAGACCGTGTGCTCCAGGCCCTGAAGCGCTACATGGCTGCAGAACAGAAGGACCGCAGACACACCCTGAGACACTACAGGCACATTGAGGCAGCGGACCCCCAGAAGGCCGAACAGATGAAGTTCCAG GTCTATACTCACCTTCATGTGATCGAGGAACGCATGAACCAGAGCCTGGCCTTGCTTTATAAGGTCCCCATGCTAGCAGAGGAGCTGCACGATGAGATCC AAGAGCTGGTGAAATCAGAGAAGGGAGACATCAGCGAACTGATGACTACGTCTTTCTCCGAGACGCATACCACAGAGGAGCTGCTGCCGGCTGAGAGCGAGGAAGAGAAGGAtgacgaggaggaagaggagaaggccTTTCAGAACCGGCCATACCCACCGCACTTTG ATTCCCAGCCCATCAATAAGAAAG TCTCTGGAATGGACGAGTATGACTACACCACAGCTGAGAAAGTCCCAAATTACGAGTATGAAGAAAAG GTAAACTCTTCTGTAGAACTCAAGCAAGTAGTATACAAGTCACCTGGTATCCAGAGAGATGAGCTG CAACCAGATGCCCTGGAGACATTTAACCGTGGTGCTATGGTGGGGCTACTTGTGGTTGCTGTGGCAATTGCCATGGTTATGGTGATCAGTCTTCTGCTGGTGCGCAGGAAGCCTTATGGTACCATCAGCCACGGTATAGTCGAG CAGGTAGACCCAATGCTGTCCCCAGAAGAACGGCAGCTCAGCAAGATGCAGAACCATGGCTATGAAAATCCCACCTACAAATTCTTCGAGCAAATGAACTGA